A DNA window from Luteolibacter luteus contains the following coding sequences:
- a CDS encoding choice-of-anchor D domain-containing protein, whose amino-acid sequence MSGSVAVVGSPLFDENPISALDCGVVKIYDTANGNLLQRLKSPSGTPFGYFGGAVAISGTKVIVGSDEPVGDDSGSGRVHVYDIASAAPSVPVFTFNNPASSKRAQFGHSVAIDGNLIVVGAWLDDAGETNSGRAYVYDIGSSSPTDPVLVLENPGPAENDCFGVSVAVSGSKVAVAAYHDGTGGSKAGRVYVFDVDGQVPGVPWMSLGKPNSERNDCFGNSLAMSGSLLAVGAEASDADAWNSGNAYIFDLASGTPTQPLHTLSNPVPQAQGYFGTSVSISGNLLTVGAYRNDTPAANTGACYVFDLGGVTPTVPSVVLSRPTADEDDYFGNAVSISGNRIVVGAWRDDTGDLDSGISYVYDLSGEIPANPVAALDSPHQGSADHFGSAVSISGDLVVVGSPDSDSGATRAGRVSVHDLASSKPSATLAFIENPTPAFNDAFGAAVAASAPWIVIGAPGDDAGAPNAGSVYSYNFSAGPATSPAHVLPNPAPEAGDGFGTAVAVSGSLVAVGSPLDDMGAVDSGVVHVFDLSSENPAVPVFIIPNPTPAVDDRFGCSVGISGTRLIVGAMRDDVGATNSGTAYVFDLDGNLPTIPWLTLSNPSPAAEDGFGNAVAVFFNRVVVAASADDTGATDAGSVYVYDLGAATPHQPVFTIPNPSPSNDDRFGQAVAVAEPRVVVGAHLDNSPTDSGRAYTFNMVSATPTIPSATLAKNTPTNGDQFGSSVGVSGSIVVVGVPLDNKTATDKGAAYIFGPAAPEIAVEGPGAAELISGGAADFGAVAIGQDGGASLSFTILNTGITGLPITGIVVAGGDSEDFTVSRSEVPAIIPADDDAVLMVVFNPSASGLRSTTLRIENGDANENPFTIVLTGQGLSSAQDTDGDGLNDVAELRMASFGFDWQNPDPGLVDSFQANLSAAGFHSTGQVQALRLLGPEISKESSTLRLKWALTKSSDFSTYVPFPMTVPQASINLQGELELRFSGTDNAAYYRLETD is encoded by the coding sequence GTGTCAGGGAGTGTTGCGGTGGTCGGATCACCGCTATTCGACGAGAATCCCATCTCCGCCTTGGACTGCGGGGTGGTGAAGATCTACGACACCGCGAATGGCAACCTGCTGCAGCGGTTGAAGAGCCCGAGCGGGACCCCCTTCGGTTACTTTGGCGGAGCGGTGGCCATCTCGGGAACAAAAGTGATTGTTGGTTCGGATGAGCCTGTTGGCGATGATTCCGGCTCGGGCCGGGTGCATGTCTATGACATCGCTTCCGCTGCGCCTTCGGTCCCGGTCTTCACTTTCAATAATCCTGCCTCCTCCAAGCGTGCCCAGTTTGGACATTCCGTTGCGATTGATGGCAACCTGATCGTGGTCGGCGCATGGCTCGATGACGCCGGCGAAACCAACTCCGGCCGGGCCTATGTCTATGATATCGGCAGCTCTTCGCCCACCGATCCGGTGCTCGTCCTGGAGAATCCGGGTCCGGCAGAGAACGATTGCTTCGGTGTCTCCGTGGCGGTTTCCGGATCGAAAGTCGCGGTGGCGGCCTATCATGATGGAACCGGTGGTTCCAAAGCCGGGAGAGTCTACGTCTTCGACGTGGATGGCCAGGTTCCCGGTGTTCCATGGATGTCGCTGGGAAAGCCGAACTCCGAGCGCAATGATTGCTTTGGCAACTCGCTTGCCATGTCCGGCTCCTTGCTGGCGGTTGGCGCGGAGGCGAGCGACGCGGATGCATGGAATTCCGGAAACGCCTACATCTTCGATCTCGCTTCCGGCACGCCGACCCAGCCGCTCCACACGCTTTCCAATCCAGTCCCGCAGGCGCAAGGCTACTTCGGAACCAGTGTGTCGATTTCGGGGAATCTTCTCACGGTGGGGGCTTACCGGAATGATACTCCGGCGGCCAATACCGGCGCATGCTATGTTTTTGATCTCGGTGGCGTCACCCCGACCGTGCCGAGTGTGGTGCTTTCCCGACCGACGGCCGACGAGGACGACTATTTTGGAAATGCCGTTTCCATCTCGGGGAACCGGATCGTGGTGGGGGCTTGGCGTGATGACACCGGCGATCTGGATTCCGGTATTTCCTATGTCTATGACCTGAGCGGCGAGATTCCTGCGAATCCCGTGGCGGCGCTGGATAGCCCGCACCAAGGCTCGGCGGATCACTTTGGAAGTGCAGTGTCCATTTCGGGAGATCTCGTTGTGGTTGGATCGCCGGATTCCGACTCCGGTGCCACGCGAGCGGGGCGGGTGAGCGTCCATGATCTCGCATCGTCGAAGCCGAGCGCGACCTTGGCGTTCATCGAGAATCCGACCCCGGCCTTCAACGATGCCTTCGGAGCTGCCGTTGCCGCAAGCGCTCCATGGATCGTGATTGGTGCGCCGGGTGACGACGCTGGAGCCCCGAACGCGGGATCGGTTTATAGCTACAATTTCTCCGCAGGGCCCGCGACTTCTCCGGCGCACGTGCTTCCCAATCCTGCTCCTGAGGCGGGGGATGGTTTCGGAACCGCGGTTGCCGTTTCGGGGAGTCTCGTTGCGGTCGGCTCGCCCTTGGATGATATGGGCGCGGTGGACTCAGGCGTGGTTCACGTCTTCGATCTTTCCTCGGAGAATCCCGCGGTTCCCGTATTCATCATTCCGAACCCGACGCCTGCTGTGGACGACCGGTTCGGTTGTTCGGTCGGAATTTCCGGCACGAGGTTGATCGTGGGCGCGATGAGGGATGATGTAGGCGCGACGAATTCCGGCACGGCCTATGTCTTTGATCTCGATGGGAACCTTCCCACGATTCCGTGGCTGACCCTTTCCAATCCCAGCCCGGCTGCGGAGGATGGCTTCGGCAACGCGGTGGCTGTCTTTTTCAACCGCGTGGTGGTCGCTGCGTCTGCGGATGATACCGGCGCGACCGATGCGGGTTCCGTCTACGTCTACGATCTGGGTGCTGCCACACCGCATCAGCCTGTCTTCACGATTCCCAATCCCAGTCCTTCTAATGACGACCGGTTCGGCCAAGCGGTCGCGGTAGCAGAACCCCGCGTGGTTGTCGGGGCACATCTGGACAATAGCCCCACGGATTCGGGCCGGGCTTACACCTTCAATATGGTCTCTGCCACTCCGACGATTCCATCGGCTACCTTGGCGAAGAATACTCCCACCAATGGCGACCAGTTCGGTTCCTCGGTTGGAGTTTCCGGCTCCATCGTGGTGGTCGGCGTGCCCTTGGATAACAAGACTGCGACGGACAAGGGAGCTGCCTACATCTTTGGGCCTGCCGCTCCGGAAATCGCCGTGGAAGGGCCCGGAGCTGCCGAACTCATCAGTGGCGGAGCCGCGGACTTTGGCGCGGTCGCGATAGGACAGGACGGCGGGGCGAGCTTGAGTTTCACGATCCTGAATACCGGCATTACCGGTCTCCCGATCACGGGGATCGTCGTTGCCGGTGGGGATTCCGAAGATTTCACCGTTTCCCGATCCGAAGTACCCGCAATCATCCCTGCGGATGATGATGCCGTTCTGATGGTGGTTTTCAATCCGTCGGCCTCCGGCCTCCGCAGCACCACGCTCCGGATTGAGAACGGCGACGCGAATGAGAACCCCTTCACGATTGTGCTTACGGGCCAAGGGCTCTCTTCCGCGCAGGATACCGATGGAGACGGCCTCAATGACGTAGCGGAACTGCGCATGGCCTCTTTCGGATTCGACTGGCAGAACCCGGACCCCGGTCTGGTGGATTCTTTTCAAGCGAACTTGAGCGCCGCTGGATTCCACTCGACTGGACAGGTCCAAGCGCTCCGCCTCCTAGGGCCCGAGATTTCCAAGGAGTCCTCGACCTTGAGATTGAAGTGGGCTCTGACCAAATCGTCCGACTTCTCCACATACGTTCCATTTCCAATGACGGTTCCACAGGCCTCGATCAACCTGCAGGGTGAGCTCGAGCTCCGCTTCAGCGGAACAGATAACGCCGCCTACTACCGGCTGGAAACGGATTAA
- a CDS encoding sugar transferase, which yields MRTQFKERRIRALSPRPRASEPADRPDRPTNRTSFPVRLHLRKRTAGVSISPRPRGSARREPIPTWKRWSDMVCVAMSFPFALPLIGLVVLWIRLVSHGPALFRQERIGLGGRRFTLYKFRTMRHGASTAHHEAHVERLVESDQPMVKLDCLGDSRLIPGGRFLRMAGLDELPQFLNVLRGEMSLVGPRPCLAEEYGFFTSSQRERFTVLPGLTGLWQVKGKNRTTFREMNAMDVHYARKSSPMLDVAIMVRTPLALVQQMADCLAHQRQHCRAEGLPVPASHPTLGYGGVRHFSDHV from the coding sequence ATGAGAACGCAATTCAAGGAACGGCGGATCCGTGCGCTTTCCCCGCGCCCTCGAGCCAGCGAGCCCGCGGATCGTCCCGACCGACCAACGAACCGGACGAGCTTTCCCGTCCGTCTTCACCTGAGGAAACGCACTGCTGGCGTCTCCATTTCGCCCCGCCCGCGCGGCAGCGCTCGCCGGGAACCAATCCCGACATGGAAGCGCTGGAGCGACATGGTCTGTGTGGCCATGAGCTTTCCCTTCGCTCTTCCCTTGATCGGGCTGGTGGTCCTTTGGATCCGGCTAGTTTCGCACGGTCCTGCTCTCTTTCGGCAAGAGCGCATTGGCTTGGGAGGCCGGCGGTTTACGCTCTATAAGTTCCGGACCATGCGGCATGGCGCCTCGACGGCCCATCATGAGGCTCATGTGGAGCGCTTGGTTGAATCCGATCAACCGATGGTCAAGCTCGATTGCCTTGGCGACTCGCGTCTGATTCCGGGTGGCCGTTTTCTCCGGATGGCGGGCTTGGATGAGCTTCCGCAGTTCCTGAATGTTCTCCGTGGGGAGATGAGCTTGGTCGGACCGCGCCCCTGCCTTGCCGAGGAATACGGCTTCTTTACCTCTTCACAGCGTGAACGCTTCACCGTGCTGCCCGGCCTTACCGGCCTGTGGCAAGTGAAGGGGAAGAATCGCACCACTTTCCGTGAGATGAACGCGATGGATGTTCACTACGCCCGGAAATCATCTCCCATGCTTGATGTGGCCATCATGGTTCGGACACCGCTCGCGCTCGTCCAGCAGATGGCAGATTGCCTGGCACATCAGCGGCAACATTGCCGTGCGGAAGGGCTGCCAGTTCCGGCCAGCCACCCGACTCTTGGTTACGGTGGTGTCAGGCACTTTTCGGATCATGTATGA
- a CDS encoding GumC family protein: MQKSVPHGSKGSFGFQDILYVLFKHKWKILFMSALGFGAAAAVLVTRKPLYQSQAKIAIKYVLQRGGVDSHESEVEAGGRGGDQVVNTELEILRSRDLAKEVAAAIGPDRLLPTLGETAHVNAAAGVVLGGLDVMPATRGSNVVYVTYRNEDPQLAVDVLQEVVKRYFNKHLEIHRSVGAFDSVAQQVDQVRNRLLQTEDELNDLKSEAGILSVTDETSSLAVQRDKTKQDLVSAEAERDAQATKVRALERDLAVAGQSDETAVASVSLKPIPKAEKPVPAPPKPEEIEEYRELAKQIEMLQQQGFELRSKFASGNAQVIRNQQEVASLKAKRASVLEKNPGLAMEAATAPSGNEPPNPLQELRKERDTLAALEARIERYRTHLTELEARIKRLSGVQPKIDELERRKEMEDAEYRLLETNLNKARVDRTLDPSQIPNIPVLQHPSAPQQIFSELSTKIALGLAGAGVLSGLGLAFLLELVIDRRIKRPTEIESRLQLPLMLSIPYVRPKHRGALLIANDRSESGGEGEKPNLPAVRGANGFHQFPAKNDHFIHPYSEAIRDRIVFNFQVNNMTHKPKLMAVTGLSAGAGTSTIAAGLAKAFSEVNGAKVLLVDLNSEFPDDNPMFGNRPLHSLVGALQAARNTRFKEGSQNLYLASAASRKSDPNASPFGPMHLYELLPHFRASEFDYIIFDMPALAQTSPTVAMAGLMDKVLLVVDGEDTSRETLKWGYSELVKGRADVSCIFNKAKSHAPSWVLGDV; encoded by the coding sequence ATGCAAAAGTCTGTTCCCCATGGATCCAAAGGGTCCTTCGGTTTTCAGGACATCCTCTACGTGCTTTTCAAGCATAAGTGGAAAATCTTGTTCATGAGTGCCCTGGGTTTCGGTGCGGCGGCTGCCGTCCTTGTGACCCGGAAGCCGCTCTATCAGTCTCAGGCAAAGATCGCGATCAAGTATGTCCTGCAGCGCGGCGGTGTGGATTCGCACGAGTCCGAAGTCGAAGCCGGCGGTCGTGGCGGAGACCAGGTTGTGAACACCGAATTGGAGATCCTTCGGAGCCGTGACCTGGCGAAGGAAGTGGCTGCAGCCATCGGGCCCGACCGTCTACTGCCCACGCTGGGGGAGACGGCGCATGTGAACGCGGCTGCTGGCGTGGTGTTAGGAGGACTTGATGTCATGCCGGCCACCCGCGGCAGCAACGTGGTCTACGTTACCTATCGTAACGAGGATCCCCAGCTTGCTGTGGATGTGCTCCAGGAAGTGGTAAAGCGCTACTTTAACAAACACCTCGAGATCCACCGTTCGGTTGGAGCTTTCGACTCCGTCGCTCAGCAGGTGGATCAAGTCCGCAATCGCCTTCTCCAGACCGAAGATGAACTGAACGATCTCAAATCAGAGGCCGGCATCCTTTCCGTGACCGATGAGACTTCGTCCCTGGCCGTCCAGCGCGACAAGACGAAGCAGGATCTTGTGTCCGCCGAAGCCGAGCGCGATGCGCAGGCCACCAAGGTCCGTGCTTTGGAGCGGGATCTAGCTGTTGCCGGCCAATCCGATGAGACTGCCGTGGCTTCCGTTTCCCTGAAGCCAATCCCCAAGGCTGAGAAACCGGTCCCTGCCCCGCCGAAGCCCGAAGAAATCGAGGAGTATCGGGAACTGGCGAAGCAGATCGAAATGCTCCAGCAGCAGGGCTTCGAACTTCGTAGCAAATTTGCCTCCGGCAATGCGCAGGTGATCCGCAATCAGCAGGAAGTCGCCAGCCTCAAGGCGAAGCGTGCCTCGGTTCTTGAAAAAAACCCCGGCCTCGCGATGGAAGCTGCTACGGCTCCGTCCGGGAATGAACCTCCAAATCCGCTACAGGAACTGCGCAAGGAGCGGGATACCTTGGCAGCGCTTGAAGCCCGCATCGAGCGTTACCGCACCCATCTCACCGAGCTGGAAGCCCGCATCAAGAGGCTTTCCGGGGTGCAGCCTAAGATTGATGAACTCGAGCGTCGCAAAGAGATGGAAGATGCCGAGTACCGCTTGCTCGAAACCAACCTCAACAAGGCTCGCGTCGATCGTACGCTCGATCCTTCCCAGATTCCCAACATCCCGGTGCTTCAGCACCCCTCTGCCCCGCAGCAGATCTTTAGCGAGCTCTCGACCAAGATCGCCTTGGGCCTCGCTGGTGCGGGCGTGCTGTCCGGACTCGGCCTTGCTTTTCTCCTTGAACTCGTGATCGACCGCCGCATCAAGCGCCCGACCGAGATCGAGTCTCGTCTCCAACTGCCGCTCATGCTTTCGATCCCTTACGTGCGTCCGAAGCACCGGGGGGCATTGTTGATTGCCAATGATCGCAGCGAAAGCGGTGGGGAAGGGGAAAAACCCAACCTGCCCGCGGTCCGCGGTGCCAATGGCTTCCATCAATTCCCCGCGAAAAACGATCATTTCATCCATCCTTACTCGGAAGCCATCCGTGACCGGATCGTGTTCAACTTCCAGGTCAACAACATGACCCACAAGCCGAAGCTGATGGCCGTGACCGGTCTCTCGGCGGGCGCGGGCACGTCCACCATTGCCGCCGGCTTGGCCAAGGCTTTCTCCGAGGTGAATGGTGCGAAGGTGTTGTTGGTGGATCTCAACTCCGAGTTTCCGGATGACAACCCAATGTTCGGGAATAGGCCGCTTCACTCGCTGGTTGGCGCCCTGCAAGCTGCCCGGAACACGCGCTTCAAGGAAGGCTCCCAGAACCTTTACCTGGCCAGCGCGGCCTCCCGGAAGAGCGACCCGAATGCCAGTCCTTTTGGGCCGATGCATCTCTACGAGCTTCTGCCCCACTTCCGCGCGAGTGAGTTCGATTACATTATTTTCGACATGCCCGCACTTGCCCAGACCAGCCCGACTGTCGCGATGGCCGGTTTGATGGACAAGGTGCTGCTGGTCGTGGACGGCGAGGATACCAGTCGCGAGACCCTCAAGTGGGGTTACTCCGAACTGGTGAAGGGCCGTGCCGATGTTTCCTGCATCTTCAACAAGGCCAAATCCCACGCGCCCAGCTGGGTCCTAGGTGACGTCTGA
- a CDS encoding choice-of-anchor D domain-containing protein encodes MQHPLHRLPLTILLVLGLAMAGLPRADSAPIPHSLEQVFRSQSTARQAGNSLGQSAAMGGNLLAVGSPYDDIGGADSGVVNLYDVTTGTHLYCLANPNPSRESYFGWSIAISGTRVVIGAPQDDTGGNDVGIAYVYDVGAATPTVPLFTFKNPHPGQNDTFGSAVAIDGDLVVVGVPEGDSGQLDTGCAYVFDLGSTTPATPVLRFDNPNSGGDNFGVSVAVSGIRVAIGAAPEDLSGDGCRAYIYETNSSAPLIPVVVLADDTPTTNDQFGMLVDIEGTTVVVSSPQDDTGAQNAGACYVFDIAEGTPAAPIVTIHNPAPALNDHFGSAISLEGSSLVVGSYLDDQGGLDCGRVYLFALSSGTPFIPSLVIDNPTPANNDFYGRSVAIAGPRLVVGAPGDNTGASDAGSAYVHDLNSNTPALPSYSINTPSLSSDEEFGTSVAISGTMVVVGCHHDDRGASNAGCVYVHDFSSDTPHFPVRTLENPTPVLNDYFGGAVAAAGNRIIVAASQDDGGAPNAGTIYVYQRNSGTPTVPVYSIPNPVPQVQDQFGNALAVSGNLLVAGAFKNDVGGMVDAGSAYVFNLASATPSVPILTFDNPEPGLDDWFGCSVAISGTKVAIGAHGNDAGATNSGSVYIYDTSSPTPTTPVAILRDPSPAEGDGFGYTVGISGNYVAVGSPMNESGANDSGSVYIFDLSQSQTVPVLTLDNPAPEPEDYFGISLAMSGTRLVVGASEVDLGAGDTGSAYVYELSYATPALPVAILDNPEKKTGDWFGYSCAIDQMNIVVGAPLEDGATENRGAAFLFDPDPPSPKMEVEQPPGTGLISGAASIHFGDAAVSTNGGIQTVLIRNTGTAALTLTSISLLFGDVGEFSVDAPPLPSVLGIDQTIAFNVAFAPVAAGSRIAIFRILSNAASSSPFDVTLTGQALSAADDTDGDGLNDVVELQLEALGFDWQVNDEELVAILRSGANATGLYSQQQLQDLHPDTPLLSKDPVKGDFVLTLAVKKATDFSNFQLFPVSESQMTINPQGGVDLLVPIQEPKAFFSLQPR; translated from the coding sequence ATGCAGCATCCCCTCCATCGCCTGCCTCTCACGATTCTCCTGGTCCTCGGCCTGGCGATGGCAGGGCTCCCGCGGGCGGATTCTGCTCCGATTCCCCATTCCTTGGAACAAGTGTTCCGTTCCCAGAGCACCGCCCGCCAAGCGGGGAACAGCCTCGGCCAAAGCGCCGCGATGGGGGGCAATCTCCTCGCGGTAGGTTCGCCCTATGACGACATCGGCGGAGCGGATAGTGGTGTCGTGAATCTCTACGATGTTACGACCGGGACTCATCTGTATTGCTTGGCAAATCCGAACCCCTCTCGGGAGAGCTACTTCGGCTGGTCGATTGCGATCTCGGGAACCCGCGTGGTGATCGGTGCTCCGCAGGATGATACTGGTGGTAACGATGTCGGCATCGCCTACGTCTATGATGTTGGGGCCGCCACGCCCACCGTGCCGCTTTTCACGTTCAAGAATCCCCATCCGGGTCAGAATGACACCTTCGGCTCGGCGGTGGCGATCGATGGAGATCTCGTGGTTGTTGGGGTCCCGGAGGGAGACTCCGGGCAATTGGATACGGGCTGCGCCTATGTCTTTGATCTGGGTTCCACCACTCCGGCCACACCCGTTCTGCGGTTCGACAACCCGAACTCCGGCGGCGATAACTTCGGGGTTTCGGTAGCAGTGTCCGGCATTCGCGTTGCGATAGGAGCCGCGCCCGAAGACCTCAGCGGGGATGGTTGCAGGGCGTACATCTATGAGACGAATTCGTCGGCACCGCTGATCCCTGTCGTGGTGCTCGCCGATGACACGCCCACGACCAACGATCAGTTCGGCATGCTGGTGGATATCGAGGGAACCACCGTGGTGGTGTCATCACCTCAGGATGACACCGGCGCACAAAATGCGGGTGCTTGCTATGTTTTCGATATCGCTGAAGGAACGCCGGCTGCGCCCATTGTGACGATTCATAATCCGGCCCCTGCCTTGAACGATCATTTTGGTTCCGCGATTTCTCTCGAGGGATCGAGTCTCGTGGTCGGGTCTTATCTCGACGACCAAGGCGGCCTCGATTGCGGAAGGGTTTACCTTTTCGCTCTTTCCTCGGGGACACCTTTCATTCCGTCCTTGGTGATCGACAATCCGACCCCCGCGAACAACGACTTTTACGGGCGTTCGGTTGCCATCGCCGGACCGCGGCTTGTGGTGGGAGCTCCCGGTGACAACACCGGTGCCAGCGACGCGGGGAGCGCCTACGTCCATGATCTGAATTCGAACACGCCCGCCCTGCCTTCCTACTCCATCAACACCCCGAGCCTCTCATCCGACGAAGAATTCGGTACCTCGGTGGCGATCAGTGGTACGATGGTCGTCGTAGGTTGTCACCATGACGACCGCGGCGCCTCGAATGCAGGCTGCGTCTATGTTCATGATTTCTCGTCGGACACGCCGCATTTCCCGGTGCGGACGCTTGAGAATCCAACGCCGGTATTGAACGACTACTTCGGGGGAGCTGTGGCAGCGGCGGGAAACCGGATCATCGTGGCCGCTTCTCAGGACGACGGCGGGGCTCCGAATGCCGGGACGATCTACGTCTATCAGCGTAATTCAGGAACGCCGACGGTTCCCGTTTACTCAATCCCGAATCCGGTGCCGCAGGTCCAGGACCAGTTTGGAAATGCCCTCGCGGTGTCCGGGAACTTGCTTGTGGCAGGGGCATTCAAAAATGACGTGGGAGGAATGGTCGATGCGGGCTCTGCCTATGTTTTCAATCTCGCTTCCGCCACTCCTTCCGTGCCCATCCTGACCTTCGACAATCCGGAGCCAGGCTTGGACGATTGGTTTGGTTGTTCCGTGGCGATTTCCGGCACCAAGGTGGCAATCGGGGCCCATGGCAATGACGCCGGAGCGACGAATTCCGGAAGCGTTTATATCTACGATACAAGCTCACCCACTCCCACCACGCCCGTGGCGATCCTTCGTGATCCTTCTCCCGCTGAGGGCGATGGGTTCGGCTATACCGTGGGCATTTCAGGGAACTATGTGGCGGTGGGCTCGCCAATGAATGAGTCCGGCGCGAACGACTCGGGAAGCGTCTATATTTTCGATTTGTCGCAATCCCAGACGGTCCCTGTGCTGACCCTGGACAACCCCGCCCCGGAGCCGGAAGACTACTTCGGGATTTCTCTCGCGATGTCCGGGACCCGTCTGGTGGTTGGCGCATCGGAGGTGGACCTCGGGGCGGGGGATACCGGCAGCGCCTACGTTTATGAGCTCTCCTACGCAACCCCCGCGCTGCCGGTGGCTATTCTCGACAACCCCGAGAAGAAGACTGGCGATTGGTTCGGCTATTCCTGCGCTATTGATCAGATGAATATTGTCGTGGGAGCGCCGTTGGAGGATGGCGCTACCGAGAATCGCGGTGCGGCGTTCCTCTTCGATCCGGATCCGCCCTCGCCAAAGATGGAGGTGGAGCAACCTCCAGGCACCGGACTTATCAGTGGTGCAGCGAGCATCCACTTCGGCGACGCTGCAGTGAGCACGAACGGAGGGATTCAGACCGTGCTCATCCGGAACACCGGCACCGCTGCCCTCACTCTCACGTCGATTTCGCTGCTTTTCGGAGACGTGGGGGAATTCTCCGTGGATGCTCCGCCTTTGCCCTCTGTCCTCGGGATCGATCAAACGATTGCTTTCAATGTGGCCTTCGCACCGGTCGCGGCGGGCAGCCGCATCGCCATATTCCGGATCTTGAGCAATGCGGCATCGAGCAGTCCCTTTGATGTTACCTTAACGGGGCAGGCGCTCTCCGCTGCCGACGACACGGACGGCGACGGCCTGAACGATGTCGTGGAGTTGCAATTGGAGGCCTTGGGCTTCGATTGGCAGGTCAATGATGAGGAACTCGTGGCCATCCTCCGTTCGGGAGCAAATGCCACTGGACTGTACAGCCAGCAGCAACTCCAGGATCTGCACCCCGACACGCCGCTCCTTTCGAAGGATCCGGTAAAAGGGGATTTCGTGCTTACCCTTGCGGTGAAGAAAGCGACGGATTTCTCGAACTTCCAGCTGTTCCCGGTGTCTGAATCTCAGATGACCATTAACCCCCAAGGGGGCGTGGATCTACTGGTTCCGATTCAGGAGCCAAAGGCATTCTTCTCCTTGCAGCCTCGCTGA
- a CDS encoding acyltransferase has translation MIEELADAIRIAPDVRLGMRVHLHGFVNLYGCQIGDDSRVGTFVEIQKDAKVGARCKISSHSFICEGVTIEDEVFIGHGVMFVNDRFPRATNADGSLRSDADWTCQRTTVEKGASIGSGSTILGGLTIGRGAMVGAGSVVTRSVPAGMVVAGNPARPLAAMETISEQGNSNDA, from the coding sequence ATGATCGAAGAACTTGCCGATGCGATCCGGATCGCCCCAGACGTGAGGTTGGGGATGCGGGTGCATCTGCATGGCTTCGTAAATCTTTACGGCTGCCAAATCGGCGATGACTCGCGCGTCGGGACCTTCGTCGAGATCCAGAAAGATGCGAAAGTCGGTGCCCGCTGCAAGATCTCTAGCCATAGCTTCATCTGCGAGGGCGTCACCATCGAGGACGAGGTTTTCATCGGTCACGGCGTGATGTTTGTGAACGACCGCTTTCCTCGGGCTACGAATGCCGATGGCTCGTTGCGATCGGATGCCGACTGGACCTGCCAAAGAACGACCGTGGAGAAGGGCGCCTCGATCGGCTCCGGAAGTACGATCCTGGGTGGCCTGACTATCGGCAGGGGTGCAATGGTTGGCGCTGGCAGCGTCGTCACGCGGAGCGTTCCTGCAGGTATGGTGGTAGCCGGGAATCCGGCGCGACCGCTCGCCGCTATGGAAACAATCTCAGAACAGGGAAATTCCAATGACGCGTGA
- a CDS encoding Gfo/Idh/MocA family oxidoreductase, whose amino-acid sequence MNKPLSVGIAGCGYWGPNLARNFDAHQDARVAAICDTDPTRIDHMRIFYPQSAFFQDFAAMLAACDLDAVVIATPVRTHHPLAKAALLAGKHVLIEKPMASTSEECEELIAIAREKRLTLMVGHTYLYSEPVRKIAEIIGAGGIGEIKYINCQRLNLGLFQKDINVTWDLAPHDISIILHVMGECPQLVNCQGNANINPGIEDVTNLSLTFRNHRFATVQSSWLEPRKVRQMTFVGTHKMIVYDDLQPLEKLRIYDVRVECPPHYDNFAEFQYSYHYGDCYLPRIEQSEPLKNMCGHFIGCVREGLVPQTCGIRGLEMVRILEASSESLHSKGGPVPFSSSRVQSLPGFRSPPADFRSLKLTGV is encoded by the coding sequence ATGAACAAGCCCCTGTCAGTGGGGATCGCTGGTTGCGGCTACTGGGGCCCGAACTTGGCCCGCAACTTCGATGCCCATCAGGACGCTCGCGTGGCAGCCATCTGTGACACCGATCCCACCCGAATCGATCACATGCGGATATTCTATCCGCAGAGCGCCTTCTTCCAGGACTTCGCGGCCATGCTCGCCGCCTGCGACCTCGACGCGGTGGTTATCGCTACGCCGGTCAGAACCCACCATCCTCTCGCCAAGGCTGCACTCCTTGCAGGCAAGCACGTGCTCATTGAGAAGCCGATGGCTTCTACCTCGGAGGAATGCGAAGAGCTGATCGCGATTGCCCGGGAAAAGCGCCTCACGCTGATGGTGGGCCACACCTATCTCTACTCCGAGCCGGTCAGGAAAATCGCCGAGATCATCGGGGCGGGGGGAATCGGTGAGATCAAATACATCAACTGCCAGCGTCTCAATCTCGGCCTCTTCCAGAAAGATATCAATGTCACCTGGGACCTCGCGCCGCACGACATCTCGATCATCCTCCATGTGATGGGAGAGTGCCCGCAGCTTGTGAATTGCCAGGGCAATGCCAACATCAATCCAGGGATCGAGGACGTTACCAATCTCTCGCTCACCTTCCGCAATCATCGCTTCGCTACTGTCCAGAGCAGCTGGCTGGAGCCGCGCAAGGTCCGGCAGATGACCTTCGTCGGCACTCACAAGATGATCGTCTACGATGATCTCCAACCCTTGGAAAAGCTCCGCATCTACGACGTGCGAGTGGAGTGTCCGCCCCACTACGACAACTTTGCCGAGTTCCAGTACTCCTACCATTACGGGGACTGCTACCTCCCCCGCATCGAGCAGAGCGAGCCGCTGAAAAACATGTGCGGTCACTTCATCGGATGCGTTCGCGAGGGGCTGGTGCCTCAAACCTGCGGGATCCGTGGCCTTGAGATGGTAAGGATCTTGGAAGCCAGTTCCGAGTCACTTCACTCCAAGGGCGGTCCTGTGCCTTTCTCTTCCTCGCGGGTCCAGTCCTTGCCCGGGTTTCGAAGCCCTCCTGCTGATTTCCGTTCACTGAAATTGACCGGCGTATGA